In Pseudobdellovibrionaceae bacterium, the following proteins share a genomic window:
- a CDS encoding cytochrome c biogenesis protein ResB, which produces MKFLERLFKTLISVKLAVVVILMLGILSAVGTIYESKYDAEYAQKLVYHSPLMYFFMGLMCVQLICVMIDRWPWKMRHAPFLLAHVGIIITLAGSLVTRYVGLDGSMTFNIGQTTRHVTVSGRELLVYASFDGQKFTPVGSRSVDFLLEPPDKHPVAIQLGTDKIEVLDYYHYAYRKQEIVPSESEFDGPAIRFQLQNDRVNVSRWLFLGRGQGKDIADLGPAKVVLTDSPYKNMGLNAIVFNFDPNKKQIKYEIRSKERGVSKKGDLEEGLSVETGWMGLQLRILRYIPTAKRETTYEHRQYPTPQTVSALKVKFNDEEHWMGANTVLRLFTETNVYVLSYGNKRVELPFDLTLSDFRVGRYQGTMQAMSYESDVLVKGLGKTTISMNNPLKHQGFTFYQASFQEDESGKPVMSILSVNQDPGRFWKYLGSLMVTLGAILLFWEKSLKKWIKEGEQGDRA; this is translated from the coding sequence ATGAAGTTTCTGGAGCGATTGTTTAAAACTCTGATATCCGTCAAATTAGCTGTCGTGGTGATTTTAATGCTGGGAATTCTCTCAGCCGTTGGCACCATCTATGAATCCAAATACGATGCCGAGTACGCCCAAAAACTCGTCTACCATTCGCCACTTATGTACTTTTTTATGGGACTTATGTGTGTCCAACTCATCTGTGTGATGATTGACCGCTGGCCGTGGAAAATGCGCCACGCTCCGTTCTTGTTGGCTCACGTGGGGATCATTATCACTCTTGCTGGGTCGTTAGTGACCCGTTATGTGGGTCTTGATGGCAGCATGACCTTCAATATCGGCCAAACCACCCGCCATGTGACGGTGAGTGGGCGGGAGCTATTGGTATACGCATCCTTTGATGGACAAAAGTTCACCCCCGTAGGTTCGCGCAGCGTGGATTTTCTCTTGGAGCCTCCGGACAAACATCCGGTGGCTATTCAGCTTGGTACCGACAAAATCGAAGTTCTCGACTATTACCACTATGCCTACCGCAAGCAGGAAATCGTACCTTCCGAGAGTGAGTTCGATGGCCCCGCCATTCGCTTTCAATTGCAGAACGACAGGGTGAACGTATCTCGCTGGTTGTTTCTCGGCAGAGGGCAGGGCAAGGATATTGCCGACCTAGGGCCGGCGAAGGTCGTCCTCACTGACAGCCCATATAAGAATATGGGGCTCAATGCCATTGTTTTTAACTTTGATCCCAACAAGAAACAGATCAAATATGAAATACGCTCCAAAGAAAGGGGCGTGAGCAAAAAAGGAGATTTGGAAGAGGGCCTAAGCGTTGAAACCGGATGGATGGGGCTGCAGCTCAGAATTTTGCGCTACATCCCCACCGCCAAGCGGGAAACGACCTACGAACATCGGCAGTATCCCACGCCGCAAACAGTTTCAGCGCTGAAAGTTAAATTTAACGATGAAGAACACTGGATGGGTGCCAATACAGTCCTACGACTATTTACGGAGACCAACGTGTACGTTTTGAGTTACGGCAACAAACGGGTGGAGTTGCCCTTTGATCTCACCCTTTCTGATTTTCGCGTTGGCCGTTACCAGGGGACTATGCAGGCCATGAGTTATGAGAGTGACGTTTTGGTTAAGGGACTGGGGAAGACAACCATTTCCATGAACAATCCACTTAAGCACCAGGGCTTTACTTTTTATCAGGCCAGCTTTCAGGAGGATGAATCAGGTAAACCCGTGATGTCGATTTTGTCCGTCAATCAAGATCCGGGACGGTTTTGGAAATACTTGGGATCGCTGATGGTCACACTTGGGGCGATTTTGCTGTTTTGGGAAAAGAGTTTGAAAAAGTGGATAAAAGAAGGCGAACAAGGAGATCGGGCATGA
- a CDS encoding DUF3341 domain-containing protein: MASLPETLLNTFRAKGKPGVAGIWLDEHELVKAAAKVREAGFRKFDAISPFPLHGIDDAIGIPRSFIPWVCFIFGLTGCLFGVWFTWWTSSQDWALNIGGKPMWSLAAFIPVIFECTILLAALSSVAAMILVNGLPKVDPPIIDPDLTCSKFALFVPEDDHGFDSDRVEKLFRDLGAAEVKRTEF, translated from the coding sequence ATGGCTAGTCTTCCTGAAACCCTCTTGAACACCTTTCGCGCCAAGGGAAAGCCTGGTGTGGCGGGGATCTGGTTGGATGAACATGAACTGGTGAAGGCAGCAGCTAAGGTTCGCGAAGCCGGATTTAGAAAGTTTGATGCAATCAGTCCCTTTCCCTTACACGGAATCGACGACGCTATCGGCATCCCCCGTTCCTTTATTCCATGGGTATGTTTTATTTTTGGCCTGACAGGGTGTTTGTTCGGGGTCTGGTTCACCTGGTGGACGTCCTCTCAAGATTGGGCGTTGAATATCGGTGGGAAGCCCATGTGGTCTCTCGCAGCGTTTATTCCGGTGATTTTTGAGTGTACCATTTTATTGGCAGCCCTCAGTTCAGTGGCCGCCATGATCTTGGTCAACGGTCTCCCCAAGGTGGACCCGCCCATCATCGATCCAGATCTGACTTGTTCCAAGTTTGCTCTCTTTGTACCTGAAGACGACCATGGTTTTGATTCAGACCGGGTTGAAAAGCTCTTCCGGGACTTGGGCGCGGCAGAAGTGAAAAGGACGGAGTTTTAA
- the nrfD gene encoding polysulfide reductase NrfD: MRSRGRSSLMLKRNQLVLGEKTYKTITEDIVHLLEKFPPKQYFALLFSAKVLFLLYIVTMGAIVFKGMGLQGVNHPVGWGTDIITFVFWIGIGHAGTLISAILFLFRQKWRTSIARTAEAMTVFAVMVAGTFPILHTGRPWLGYWLLPYPNQRGPLWVNFRSPLLWDVFAVSTYATVSMVFWYVGMVPDLATIRDRAKHPVRKAIYGVLSLGWRGTARAWNHYEIVYMLLAGLSTPLVLSVHSIVSFDFAVAGLPGWHTTIFPPYFVAGAVFSGFGMVVTLMTLLRHVVPVFKDYITIDHMEAMCKIIMCTGLMVGYAYGMEFFIAWYGGSPYEGFVFVNRAFGPYGWAYWIMVTCNVIIPQVFWFKKARTTIGIMFVVSIFVNIGMWFERYVIVVTSLHRDFLPANWGMFDMTFFDFGPLIGSFGMFFTLFLIYLRTLPPIAIAEVKPVLSVGRDGGHHG, from the coding sequence ATCAGATCACGGGGAAGGTCATCACTAATGTTGAAGCGTAATCAATTAGTTCTCGGTGAAAAAACGTATAAAACCATAACAGAGGACATTGTCCATCTGCTGGAAAAGTTCCCACCCAAGCAGTACTTTGCGCTGCTCTTTAGTGCTAAGGTCTTGTTCCTACTCTACATCGTCACCATGGGTGCGATTGTGTTCAAGGGGATGGGACTACAGGGTGTGAACCACCCGGTGGGCTGGGGAACGGATATTATCACCTTCGTATTCTGGATCGGTATTGGTCATGCCGGAACTTTGATCTCAGCAATTTTGTTTTTGTTTCGCCAGAAGTGGCGAACATCGATTGCCCGAACTGCGGAAGCGATGACTGTCTTTGCTGTGATGGTGGCCGGTACTTTCCCCATTCTGCACACGGGTCGTCCCTGGCTGGGTTACTGGCTTTTGCCTTACCCCAATCAACGGGGTCCACTATGGGTGAACTTCCGTTCACCTCTGCTCTGGGACGTGTTTGCGGTTTCGACATACGCCACGGTCTCTATGGTCTTCTGGTACGTCGGAATGGTGCCTGATTTGGCCACCATTCGTGACCGTGCAAAACATCCAGTGCGCAAAGCCATCTACGGTGTACTGTCTCTTGGATGGCGGGGTACAGCCCGGGCGTGGAATCACTACGAGATTGTCTATATGCTTCTCGCCGGATTGAGCACCCCTCTGGTTCTCTCGGTTCACTCTATCGTATCCTTTGACTTTGCCGTGGCCGGTCTGCCGGGTTGGCACACCACGATTTTCCCTCCCTACTTTGTGGCGGGTGCGGTGTTCTCCGGGTTTGGTATGGTGGTCACACTCATGACTCTTCTTCGTCATGTGGTGCCGGTGTTTAAGGACTACATTACCATCGACCACATGGAAGCCATGTGTAAGATTATAATGTGTACCGGTCTGATGGTTGGTTATGCCTACGGGATGGAGTTCTTTATTGCCTGGTACGGAGGCTCTCCCTATGAGGGATTTGTCTTCGTCAACCGCGCCTTTGGTCCCTACGGTTGGGCCTACTGGATCATGGTCACTTGTAACGTGATCATTCCTCAGGTGTTCTGGTTTAAGAAGGCCCGCACCACCATTGGAATCATGTTTGTTGTGTCCATCTTTGTGAACATCGGTATGTGGTTTGAGCGTTATGTGATTGTGGTCACATCACTCCACCGGGATTTTCTGCCGGCCAACTGGGGCATGTTCGACATGACATTCTTTGACTTTGGCCCCCTGATTGGCTCTTTCGGTATGTTCTTCACCTTGTTCCTGATTTATCTGCGTACATTGCCGCCGATTGCCATTGCTGAGGTTAAGCCAGTATTGAGCGTCGGTCGCGACGGAGGTCACCATGGCTAG
- a CDS encoding molybdopterin oxidoreductase, giving the protein MAAHSAKELTPVKFTQSNRMKTVYSIFMFLGLAAFVVTLITDKERAWHSYLVSFFYFVSLAVGGLFFAAVQHVTKAGWSVNIRRLVESFTAFMPFAFVGAIVLLIGSTHLYEWLHADVVAKDALLQHKAAYLNMPFFVIRVLVFFGAWVLFSRILVGASTKQDSSGDVNLTHKCVPWSVAFLPVFALSYTFFSFDSLMSLEPHWFSTIYGVYTFSGLFQATMAATILLILYLSKKGLLRGYVDENHLHDLGKFLFAFTVFWAYIAFSQYMLIWYANLPEETIFFLPRLDGGWLTVSIALIIFKFIVPFLALLPRWAKRTPTHLAAVSVLILIMQYVDLHWLVYPVYNHDEVKFGLPEIGMFLGFAGLFLFAVARFLSKHSVVAVKDPRISESLHHHVTY; this is encoded by the coding sequence ATGGCAGCACATAGTGCAAAAGAATTAACCCCGGTCAAATTCACCCAATCCAACCGGATGAAGACCGTCTACTCGATCTTTATGTTCCTGGGGCTGGCGGCCTTTGTCGTGACCTTGATCACTGATAAAGAACGGGCCTGGCACTCCTATCTGGTAAGCTTCTTTTACTTTGTCTCTCTGGCTGTGGGTGGGCTTTTCTTCGCAGCGGTTCAGCATGTGACCAAAGCTGGGTGGTCGGTCAATATCCGTCGACTGGTGGAATCCTTTACCGCCTTTATGCCCTTTGCCTTTGTCGGTGCCATTGTATTGCTCATCGGCTCAACCCACCTTTACGAGTGGCTTCATGCCGATGTGGTGGCCAAAGACGCCCTTCTTCAACATAAGGCGGCTTACCTCAATATGCCTTTCTTTGTGATCCGAGTGTTGGTTTTCTTCGGCGCATGGGTGTTGTTCTCTCGTATTTTGGTTGGCGCTTCTACTAAGCAGGACTCCTCCGGTGATGTGAATCTCACTCACAAATGTGTGCCCTGGTCGGTGGCCTTTTTGCCTGTTTTTGCTTTGTCTTATACTTTCTTTAGCTTTGATTCCTTGATGAGTCTTGAGCCTCACTGGTTCAGTACCATCTATGGAGTGTACACCTTCTCTGGCCTGTTTCAGGCCACTATGGCAGCCACCATTTTATTGATCCTTTATTTGAGCAAGAAGGGTCTTTTGCGTGGCTATGTGGATGAAAACCACCTTCACGATTTGGGTAAATTCCTTTTTGCCTTCACCGTGTTCTGGGCTTACATCGCTTTCTCTCAATACATGCTGATTTGGTACGCCAACTTGCCTGAAGAGACGATCTTCTTTTTGCCCCGCTTGGATGGTGGCTGGCTGACCGTTTCCATCGCTCTGATCATTTTCAAGTTCATCGTTCCCTTCCTGGCTCTATTGCCTCGTTGGGCCAAGCGCACGCCCACTCATTTGGCAGCGGTCAGTGTTTTGATCTTGATCATGCAGTATGTGGATCTTCACTGGTTGGTTTATCCCGTCTACAATCATGACGAAGTGAAGTTTGGACTGCCTGAAATCGGCATGTTCCTTGGCTTTGCCGGACTCTTCCTGTTTGCTGTGGCTCGCTTCCTGAGCAAGCATTCAGTGGTGGCGGTGAAGGATCCGAGGATCAGTGAATCCCTTCACCACCACGTCACCTACTAG
- a CDS encoding TAT-variant-translocated molybdopterin oxidoreductase → MSDTKKTGSEHKGSPKYWLSLDQWRQDPEFLQQAKDEFQSSPLAENSGQGGWARREFLKLMGASMALSTFGCLRRPAQKIVPYVKRPAEIVPGRINYYSSSFVDAGMGFGLVVATREGRPIKAEGNVDHPVNGGAMSARAHAHLLALYDPERGTGPMKVDGGKGAALTWEKLDEEVVAALKQGGVAVLTGSLLSPSTKSVVNEFVRGSGAKHYVWDPMSLEANRQGQQDCYGQSVLPHLRLDKAKYILSVDADFLGTYLQPVEFNRHFGQGRKPGKDMNKLVVFESLMSLTGSNADERYRIRPSQQVDVVMGILHELIVGSKVSRYANDSSVTSVLSNYADVAGRLGIDPKVFTRVASDLWAYKGQSLVMAGGMTGQTAQAQGLQAAVNFLNTVLENDGQTINARGWTYTGYKGTSSDLTSLVQDMESGRVKTVIIAGVNPGYAAGAAGFAAAMSKATGIYIGDRIDETGALAKYVATSHHEMEDWNDMEVVSGVYSIQQPTIQPLNDTRSLGDSLMAWGKAAGWASFQGASNWYEYVRAYWKNSIHAQNRGTGIGREDFESFWYEVLQQGVFDTTSGSQSHSARSFDTRALKAAAKSDRAAAEFELVLYPTVGLLDGSLANVSWLQEFPDPVTKICWDNYLCVSPKDARNQKLHEGDVVKVTVGNKTVEAPVHIQPGQADGVLGLAVGYGRSKAGKVANGVGVNAYDLASYGSGGVVYAGLDAKMQKTDKHIDLANVQGHHSMEGRQIVVEATLDQYMENPAANIHKHKIFSMWSGHEYKGHKWGMAIDQNACTGCSACIIACQSENNIPVVGKQYVLKGREMHWLRVDRYFTGDPEDAGVVYQPLPCQHCDNAPCETVCPVAATTHTSEGINDMTYNRCVGTRYCANNCYYKVRRFNWFDYTKIEAPMHLALNPEVTQRARGVMEKCTFCIHRIKGAKHQARVDGREFKAEDVQVACQQSCPTKAIVFGDMNDPDSQVSKHFQDGRSYALLEEFMAAPAVRYQTRIRNTDQLKGGSDHGEGHH, encoded by the coding sequence ATGAGCGATACGAAGAAGACTGGATCTGAACACAAAGGGTCTCCGAAATATTGGCTGAGCCTAGATCAGTGGCGGCAGGACCCGGAGTTTTTACAACAAGCAAAAGATGAGTTCCAATCAAGCCCACTGGCTGAAAACAGTGGCCAGGGCGGATGGGCAAGGCGTGAGTTCCTGAAGTTAATGGGTGCCAGCATGGCTCTCAGCACATTTGGTTGTCTCCGTCGTCCCGCACAGAAAATTGTGCCCTATGTGAAGCGCCCGGCTGAGATTGTTCCGGGAAGGATCAATTATTATTCATCATCTTTCGTTGATGCGGGAATGGGTTTTGGATTGGTGGTGGCCACTCGCGAAGGTCGTCCGATCAAGGCCGAAGGAAATGTGGACCATCCTGTTAATGGTGGTGCCATGTCGGCCCGCGCCCACGCCCACTTGCTGGCTCTGTATGACCCTGAGCGTGGCACCGGCCCGATGAAAGTGGACGGCGGCAAGGGAGCTGCACTCACTTGGGAAAAACTAGATGAAGAAGTGGTGGCAGCCCTTAAGCAGGGTGGAGTTGCCGTTCTCACAGGATCTTTGCTTTCGCCTTCGACCAAATCAGTGGTCAATGAGTTTGTCCGCGGCAGTGGTGCAAAACACTATGTTTGGGACCCGATGAGCCTTGAAGCCAACCGCCAGGGGCAGCAAGACTGCTACGGTCAATCGGTTCTGCCTCACCTGCGCTTGGACAAAGCCAAGTACATCTTATCTGTTGATGCCGACTTCTTGGGAACTTACCTCCAGCCGGTTGAGTTCAACCGTCATTTTGGCCAGGGCCGTAAGCCCGGCAAGGACATGAATAAGCTGGTGGTGTTTGAATCCCTGATGTCTTTGACAGGTTCCAATGCTGACGAGAGATACCGCATTCGCCCCAGCCAGCAAGTGGATGTGGTCATGGGTATTCTCCATGAACTCATTGTTGGTTCTAAAGTCTCTCGTTATGCCAATGATTCATCTGTGACATCCGTGCTTTCAAACTACGCAGATGTGGCTGGACGCTTGGGGATTGACCCCAAAGTTTTCACTCGTGTGGCCAGCGATTTGTGGGCTTACAAAGGCCAGTCACTGGTTATGGCCGGCGGAATGACAGGACAAACCGCTCAGGCACAGGGACTTCAGGCGGCGGTGAACTTCTTAAATACTGTTCTTGAAAACGATGGGCAAACCATCAATGCTCGCGGTTGGACCTACACTGGATATAAGGGAACTTCTTCTGATCTGACCAGCTTGGTTCAAGACATGGAATCCGGTCGGGTGAAGACTGTCATCATCGCCGGTGTCAATCCTGGTTACGCAGCCGGCGCAGCTGGCTTTGCGGCAGCCATGAGTAAGGCCACTGGCATCTATATTGGTGATCGCATTGATGAAACTGGTGCCTTAGCCAAGTATGTGGCCACCTCTCATCATGAAATGGAAGACTGGAACGACATGGAAGTGGTGAGCGGAGTGTACAGCATTCAGCAGCCCACCATTCAACCTCTGAACGACACCCGCTCTTTGGGCGATAGCTTGATGGCCTGGGGTAAAGCCGCAGGTTGGGCCTCCTTCCAGGGCGCCAGTAACTGGTACGAGTATGTGCGAGCTTATTGGAAGAACTCCATCCACGCTCAAAATCGTGGAACAGGAATTGGTCGTGAGGACTTTGAGAGCTTTTGGTACGAGGTTCTGCAACAGGGTGTGTTCGACACAACCTCTGGAAGCCAGAGCCATTCCGCACGGAGTTTTGACACCCGCGCATTGAAGGCGGCGGCCAAATCCGATCGAGCGGCAGCTGAATTTGAATTGGTACTTTACCCCACGGTTGGATTGTTGGATGGGTCACTGGCCAACGTCTCTTGGCTTCAGGAATTCCCTGACCCGGTGACCAAAATCTGTTGGGACAATTACCTGTGTGTGTCGCCCAAAGATGCTCGCAATCAAAAACTTCATGAAGGTGATGTGGTCAAAGTCACGGTTGGTAACAAAACCGTCGAAGCTCCTGTGCACATTCAGCCGGGTCAGGCTGATGGTGTTTTGGGCTTGGCAGTTGGCTACGGTCGCTCCAAAGCTGGGAAGGTGGCCAACGGTGTGGGCGTGAATGCCTATGACTTGGCTTCTTACGGTAGTGGCGGAGTTGTCTACGCCGGCCTTGATGCTAAAATGCAGAAGACCGACAAGCATATTGATTTGGCCAACGTTCAAGGTCACCACTCCATGGAGGGCCGTCAGATTGTGGTGGAAGCCACTCTTGATCAATATATGGAGAATCCTGCGGCCAACATTCATAAACACAAGATTTTCTCCATGTGGAGTGGCCATGAGTACAAGGGCCACAAGTGGGGAATGGCCATTGACCAAAATGCATGCACTGGTTGTTCAGCCTGTATCATTGCCTGTCAGTCGGAAAACAATATTCCGGTCGTTGGCAAGCAGTATGTGTTGAAGGGTCGTGAGATGCACTGGCTGAGGGTGGATCGTTACTTTACCGGTGATCCAGAAGACGCCGGCGTGGTTTACCAGCCTCTTCCCTGTCAGCACTGTGACAACGCTCCTTGTGAAACCGTTTGTCCCGTCGCTGCCACCACTCACACCAGCGAAGGCATTAATGATATGACCTACAACCGCTGTGTGGGAACCAGGTACTGCGCCAATAACTGTTACTATAAAGTGCGTCGTTTTAACTGGTTTGACTACACTAAGATTGAGGCACCCATGCACCTGGCTCTGAACCCTGAGGTCACTCAGCGGGCGCGAGGGGTGATGGAAAAGTGCACTTTCTGTATTCACCGAATCAAAGGGGCGAAGCACCAGGCGAGGGTCGATGGTCGCGAGTTTAAGGCCGAAGATGTTCAGGTGGCCTGTCAGCAGTCCTGCCCCACTAAGGCGATTGTATTTGGAGACATGAACGATCCTGACAGCCAGGTGAGCAAACACTTCCAAGATGGCCGCTCTTATGCCCTTCTTGAGGAGTTTATGGCTGCTCCGGCTGTGAGGTATCAGACCAGGATTCGCAACACTGATCAGTTGAAAGGCGGATCAGATCACGGGGAAGGTCATCACTAA
- the ccsA gene encoding cytochrome c biogenesis protein CcsA, with the protein MFMAPSAWAGAAGEALRTLPVQQGGRIKPYDSFAREALKLVYGREKYQKREAADVVLTWMIIPEHWDEVEFIQVRHSGLREALKLDGVRVYYSPKELFLNERVGLLVQEMRTKLQAQEKLNPYYQAVQTLENQLSLYHGIKFGQALQVVPDASSETWLPVARLEGELKDKFAAITKAFIKVVTTESEGKGGADEAVANLEAAVADFKMLAQSVSPEKYGNQSKIKAEVHLNTFHPFMWSWIFYLIGGLFLLGAMVNNRKWLYVSGWVTVIVGFLLHTYGMGVRSYLLGRPPVSNMYETVVWVPWGAIIFAALLEWKSRSKTVLMVSSLLSVFCLILTDMAPSVLDKTLSPLQPVLRDNFWLTTHVLVITLSYAAFFLAFALADLQLVYFLRDEGKYAQKIQEGTKAIYRTIQVGVILLGAGIILGGVWADYSWGRFWGWDPKETWALIAWFGYLAILHGRIVGWVRQFGLAVSSIIGFSLVIMAWYGVNFVLGAGLHSYGFGAGGVEYVSAFVAAHILWVVYVATVRQSRLKSRESSAQ; encoded by the coding sequence ATGTTCATGGCTCCCAGTGCCTGGGCGGGCGCTGCTGGCGAAGCCTTAAGAACCTTGCCGGTTCAACAGGGTGGACGGATCAAGCCCTACGATTCTTTTGCCCGTGAAGCCTTGAAGCTGGTGTATGGCCGGGAAAAGTATCAAAAGCGGGAAGCAGCTGATGTGGTACTTACCTGGATGATTATTCCCGAACACTGGGATGAGGTGGAGTTTATTCAGGTTCGTCACTCTGGGCTGCGGGAAGCTCTTAAGCTCGATGGTGTGCGTGTCTATTACAGTCCTAAAGAGTTGTTTCTGAATGAACGGGTGGGGCTTCTGGTGCAGGAGATGCGCACCAAACTTCAGGCTCAGGAAAAATTGAACCCCTATTACCAAGCCGTGCAAACCTTGGAGAATCAACTTAGCCTTTATCACGGCATTAAATTTGGTCAGGCCCTGCAAGTGGTGCCCGACGCCAGTAGTGAAACCTGGCTGCCAGTAGCCCGCCTCGAAGGCGAGTTGAAAGACAAGTTCGCGGCCATCACCAAGGCATTTATCAAAGTGGTAACGACTGAGTCGGAAGGCAAAGGGGGAGCTGACGAAGCCGTTGCCAATCTGGAAGCGGCGGTCGCCGATTTTAAGATGCTGGCCCAGTCAGTGAGTCCTGAGAAATACGGCAACCAAAGCAAAATCAAAGCGGAAGTTCACCTCAACACATTTCATCCATTCATGTGGTCATGGATTTTCTACCTCATCGGCGGGCTGTTTTTGTTGGGCGCCATGGTCAATAACCGCAAATGGCTCTATGTGAGCGGGTGGGTCACGGTGATCGTGGGCTTTTTGCTCCACACCTATGGCATGGGTGTGCGCAGCTATTTGTTGGGTCGGCCTCCTGTCTCCAATATGTACGAGACCGTGGTGTGGGTCCCCTGGGGTGCGATTATTTTTGCGGCTCTGTTGGAGTGGAAGAGCCGGAGCAAGACTGTGTTGATGGTGTCTTCTCTTTTGTCGGTGTTTTGTTTGATCCTGACCGACATGGCTCCTTCGGTTCTGGATAAAACACTGTCACCCTTGCAGCCAGTGTTGCGGGATAACTTTTGGCTCACGACCCATGTGTTGGTGATCACCCTCAGTTACGCCGCCTTCTTTTTGGCCTTCGCTCTTGCTGATCTCCAGTTGGTTTACTTTTTGCGCGATGAAGGTAAATACGCCCAGAAAATTCAGGAAGGCACTAAAGCCATCTATCGCACCATCCAGGTGGGAGTGATCCTGCTGGGCGCTGGAATTATATTGGGAGGGGTTTGGGCCGACTACTCTTGGGGGCGATTTTGGGGATGGGACCCAAAAGAGACTTGGGCACTCATTGCCTGGTTTGGCTATTTGGCCATCCTCCATGGTCGAATCGTTGGTTGGGTCCGGCAGTTTGGTTTGGCGGTGAGTTCTATTATTGGTTTTTCTCTGGTGATCATGGCCTGGTACGGGGTGAACTTCGTACTTGGGGCCGGGCTTCACTCCTACGGCTTTGGTGCCGGTGGCGTGGAGTATGTCTCGGCCTTTGTGGCCGCCCATATTTTATGGGTCGTCTACGTAGCAACAGTGCGTCAGAGTCGACTCAAGAGCCGTGAATCTTCTGCTCAATAA
- a CDS encoding cytochrome c3 family protein, giving the protein MTNKVIGAAVVVGLLAGLSGVIYLLSTNSVTIGYNKGYQPDQPIPFSHELHAGQNKIDCKYCHVAVEVSRHSSVPSLNICMNCHLTVGLDKPNIMKLHEANSSGQSIPWQKVHLLPDHVKFNHSAHIAAGKVCQDCHGPVETMPVVYQYNNLSMGWCVSCHRQPENNAPTECSTCHY; this is encoded by the coding sequence ATGACGAACAAGGTGATCGGCGCTGCTGTCGTTGTCGGGCTTTTAGCCGGACTGTCGGGAGTTATCTATTTATTATCCACCAATTCGGTGACTATCGGTTACAATAAGGGATATCAACCCGACCAACCGATTCCTTTTTCACACGAATTACACGCAGGACAGAACAAGATCGACTGTAAGTACTGTCACGTAGCGGTTGAGGTTTCTCGCCACTCGTCAGTCCCCAGTTTGAATATCTGTATGAACTGTCACCTAACTGTTGGCTTGGACAAGCCCAACATCATGAAGCTGCACGAGGCTAACTCCAGTGGACAATCCATCCCCTGGCAGAAGGTGCATCTGCTGCCCGATCATGTGAAGTTTAACCACTCCGCTCATATAGCGGCAGGCAAGGTCTGTCAGGACTGTCACGGCCCGGTTGAGACCATGCCGGTGGTCTATCAATATAATAATTTGTCGATGGGATGGTGTGTGAGCTGTCACCGTCAGCCGGAGAACAATGCTCCGACTGAGTGTTCAACTTGCCATTATTAA
- a CDS encoding cytochrome c — protein sequence MKQVAIVISSVIASLVLTSCNAGKNKTNIELVTAMMDQESVKFQDWDPKTKDNFAMRVPPENTVPRGYKPYAYKGEPEEAGRNLKNPLGVDYSKETLELGKKKFDIYCALCHGPSGAGDGQIAPKMILKPPALVSDKVKNFPDGRIFHIITDGQGTMGSYLVQIQDEKARWAVVNYVRTLQKRSSAN from the coding sequence ATGAAGCAGGTCGCAATTGTTATTTCCTCAGTGATCGCCTCGCTGGTTCTAACTTCCTGTAATGCGGGTAAAAACAAAACCAATATTGAATTGGTCACGGCCATGATGGACCAGGAATCGGTAAAGTTTCAGGACTGGGACCCTAAGACCAAAGACAATTTTGCCATGCGAGTTCCCCCAGAAAACACCGTGCCTCGCGGCTACAAGCCTTACGCATATAAGGGAGAGCCGGAAGAGGCGGGAAGAAACCTGAAAAACCCTCTGGGCGTGGATTATTCCAAAGAGACCCTGGAGTTGGGCAAAAAGAAGTTTGATATATACTGTGCACTTTGCCATGGCCCCTCTGGTGCGGGTGATGGCCAGATCGCCCCAAAGATGATTTTGAAGCCGCCAGCACTTGTCTCTGACAAGGTTAAGAATTTTCCTGATGGTCGGATTTTTCACATTATCACCGATGGACAGGGAACTATGGGAAGTTACCTGGTTCAAATTCAAGACGAAAAGGCCCGCTGGGCGGTGGTGAATTACGTGCGAACTCTTCAGAAGCGTTCGTCCGCCAATTGA